The genomic window AGGCTCACTCGCAGATCAGCACAAGGAGCATATATCGAACACCACACCAGAATTGACAGTTATAAGTACTCTTTTGTCCCCAAAACTGTAAGGGACTGGAATAGCATTCCATCGAACATAACCAACATCCCAGATCCTGAACACTTTAAGATCACATTGGGGGACTTCGTCCGAGTACAGGATCGAAACATTCATGACATTAGGGACTAAAAAAGTCCAAACAGTGCACACCACTATTCCTATTGCGTCTTGTTCCTACGAGGGATGTTGCATATAGTACtccaaaaagaagaagaagaagaagaagattatcaggagcatgaagggaaaaaaagaaacaaacaaaacaaaaaacaatgcaaaataaaacaaaataaaaaacaaaaaaacaatgatgattcagtacgcaagaaaattaccttttgtctaaatgtaaacccgccgtcattgctatcttcagtagatagtcaaaatcaATACCgtaatcattaaacataaagataaTAGATAATTATTCTTTGTAGgacctaaatgctatctacagaagatacatgtagcaagcaaagcaaaaaacatgcaaaataataatgttccaaaaaacattgcctaatttCTAGGTGATGATTCAGTACACAAAATAAGTTGCGCCGGGTTCAGTTGCGTTGATGACATCCATggtaattttggtttaaaaattttATTGATAAAATCCTGGAAAGCACCCTCTGTGAATCAAAATTTCAGAAGAAACGAGCGCcctcttttgttttaatttgcttattTCAATGGCGGACGTGGAATCTTGCGTTTTTTCCACCCGGCTGTCTGGTTTGTTTTTGCGGAAGTAAGATGTAACACCTAATCTTGACAAGTCATTGCAGGGAATCACATAGCAACGGTAAGAAACAAACCTTGTAAATATAAAAATGTGGTGTTTGTAATCATTCAGACACATTTTAAGCGTTGTTTACAGTTAATACATGACGTGACGTGACCGTATGCTGCGCCCGATTCATGCGCTGCATTGCCGACATGATTCATGCCATTTGGCATTGCATTTGCAATGCCAATGGCAAGCCAATGGCAAATGATTGCCATTCATGCATTCATTGGCATTTTGCATTATTCATTTGTATTACATTCATGACATTGGTCCTGTGAACTTGTAGCTGTACAAgctgtagtaactacaaatttcgaacgtttgaggacttgttctcgaGGACGAGGTTGTTTGTAGCCGCCCGAGGTCCTCGGCGAGGACGaggcaaaaacatgaaaaaggtaCTCACACGCACACCTCTCCATGACCAtgacctccgtcactacgatttccactctCATGACTGTCCTCCGAAGGTCTGAGATGTTTACCTTAAACCTGTCCAGGGTACACAGACAGTCCAgtgtagtcacgattatcgcactttcagtttcccacacgtttgaacgggaattggattgcgtactttttcgatgtcacTCTAGTGagcaatttttttcaatattttgagaaaatgatgtcaaattttcggcgatcctgacttttagaccacccgcgcttataggtgaccccggccatccgggtacttatttcacatgacgctacagtgcctacacttacgcttttcaacccacaatagaccgtggagcagtgcgactagttgaagacttgtaaCAGAGGCTGATTcagtttgttgacattttgttttgacctcgaatcaaGCATATTTTGGGCGATTCGGTAAAATAagggttaaatacttggcgaaaattgcattttatgtgaagctgaacacatgaacatgtagaggagagtctttatttttgttgttggctggaggccccatgtcgagaagttatagaaatggtagtattttggccgatttgaaaagggacaaaccacagaaaactacaaatttgacttctgaatcggatttgttgtcaacggaggtcaacgtcttgtgacgtcactccggggtcacctatagggctaaaatattactatttcatcaaggtttaatatcctaacaagcttaaactatataagtttcatctaaggagtcaagctttaaactatttagcaaaaatatccaacaagctaaaaacaatttttacccgtttttaacaagctaaaaccaatttttgaaaagaagcttaaaacatcaattatttcatagtaaaaatcatctaaaaaaatCTTAACAtaatacagtgacctacctaatattactaatctatgtttccgatgatatccaagaagctaaaatattgtgaaagcgggcagggctttgagtaatgagggaaatttgGGGGTACAATGTatcacgtttttcgagaaattcgccattttgaataaacaatgtaaatgcagaattgcgccACGCAGTAAAAgcgatgtcaaacgcgcttgaaaatgcatgatacgctagcgtaaattaccgtcaaaacgagcgtacatcaagcgcttgtgctatGCGAAATcttcggagctggcatcaccagttttgttaccagctcttttaggtcaaaaatagctataaaaacatgaattttggaacaaaataaagcttgttcaatGGAATAAAAGGTACTACcgggtatgtttgtacagttgagaacatgtttaaccttgttgcgaaagtttaatatgataaatttgcaatttatatagctcgggtggtctaaaagtcaggatcgccaaattttctattctgtattgtttggtaataatgtcttttgccaatagtatgtttaaagttgtaattttgtgtttttgatcgcataaagatcggatattttcgttcgattcaattctgaacccttcgcaagggtgccgatttcgcagaactttgacgataattttgccttttggacactaaaatgctttcgatccttaattttgtttcaaccgagtcttaaattagcacacacaatacggttggtaccacttttatatacattgatgaaattttaaagattcaagtttctaaccggcgcaaatcgttaagtgtgtatttcccattgacatccaaaatggcgtaagccagtcctccaTATACATTATGGAATACCATATGGAACACTGTTCAATAGGCTTAACAACAAGCACAAAAAAAAACTGGTAGAACATTTTCGTACCAGATTTGGTATATCaacataaaacattttgatttgaaaatgtttcaGAATTTTTTAAAACGCCAAATTTTTACCAATCTAACCCCATAGCAGTAGTGACATTGATCATATAGGCCCCCTACATACATTATACAGTCAACAATGAGTGATCAATCTCACCCCAAATAAATTGGGGTGAGATTGATcactctttgatttaaaaaaaattatacaaacgCAATTCCTACCATCATACATTATATATTGATATAAAGTGGGGACCCTATTTGTTATAAACAATTAATATAATCCACCAAAAAATTATATGTGCCAGAGTTACAAACATAAAAAGGCCCAATTTGATCAATCTCACCCCTGTTGAcggtacctaaatcgtcattttaccgagaaaatgaacattgaaataatggctgttgaagtttatagtggtcacattttgcactttcatcgaatctcgcaggagaatttGACACCAAAGCCAATCTTCTACTttattgctaagtgaagttatgatgAAATTACTGTGGGAACATTAGGCCATATTTATAGGTGTGCATGaggggacttgataattttttgttttttttttcaatttgttgttttcattgtaattttaaaaacctactttttgttgaatattatgtatttaatatcattttcaacacatctgtgaaattttgtatgaaaattcaaattttaaagcACTTGGTAAAAatgccattttagcccaaaaccaTGATTTTTACCAAGcgataacaaaaaaaattatgattatCCCAGgaaataagtaaactggaattgttatgtgaaaagggTGCAAgattttgtcaaaccatgtttcccttgtcctcttctttttttctccttttttcctctttctcttctcttctctcctttcctctcttTTTTGGGGAGGAGGGGGGGCTGCtggcccccctgaatccgcgcctgtgAATAACgtgccgcttgtcttgagtcactgaaattccagtgtagtaactgcattccttgcccctataaataatataacttttgttaccagtgtgttattgttttttgaaaaaaaacaaaaatagtcaaatttatcaAGGAAGGTgttaccaccttaaagggttatatgtcccaatttttttttttttattttcatttttaatgaaatcctagttgaatttcagtatttttagcgacatgctaatgtacatttcccTTCTTGATATTcgtttcctcaataatagaataaccgtctcgcTAATTACTTGTAAAAATGTCATTgaacttcacaatgtaattaccatacgtacaattattttaaatagttcatttgaagcattgatgtattgagaacatatcctccaaatctgatgacattcttgcataaaataaacattttgcagtcatttttgtaattgaggtccgatttgaattaataattaagcattatctcaaaaattaagcatgtgttaaggttaaaaatggtgttaattattagaggttgtcaatatacaacatatcaaaaactaaattttttgtcatttttgacccaactgggttccaacgtgggcatcacgatgatagtctcctacacaaccacaACGCTGCCCCCCCCCCTAATCCGCTCCTGTGAGACGCTGTCTACTACCTAGCTTCATGGCCGAACAGGCGTACCGGGACGGAATTATTTTTTGCTGACTGCAAAATGTACAATGTTCATTTATGACCCATCACCCATCCCATGATTTTTGAGCCATggtgctcaagaatctaaaaagtgtgggggggggggagggtaggGACACTAAATTATTTTTataatgcgtgagattttactacatGTAATTTGACAGCTCTTTGTGTGCAATtaactacctaggcgtgagattataggcctactaccttggcgtgagaccgtgaaaAAGTGACCGAATGCATGAGACTCGCGCCCAATGTGACAGTTGACAGCCTTGCCGCCAGCGGCTCCCAACCACCACAACATGTTTTGACGTATGCAATTTCCACTCCTGCAGTGCACATGATAATATAATCAGGGCCAGAACTAAGGGTGTCTACGTTTACACGTTTCAcgttaggcaatgaaatggataaaAGTTTGAGTCGtagtaggttttgtccatgcaattgaaTTTAGTGATCATcaatgacatgactgatgcaagttttaagcttactcaaagtCAAGTAATATGGTAATATGGTAAAATtttttttgtaagattttttttttacatacgtttacacggttaaccgaccggattgtggtccgtttcaacggttagacaaataaccgttAATTTATACCCCTAGCCAGAACACAACGACCAACCAGCTTGTATTTTATTCCGATGGTCAGTCCATTCGACTTCTGGTAGAAGGTCAACCACATAGTCAATGGGAAAAAAGTGATGAATGCAAGAAGTACCTTAATCAACATTGGAAATGGTAATAATATCGTCCGGTGTATGGAGTCTagtccaaacagtggcgtagcatcatagggccaTTGCCCCCAATTGATTGCAAAatgtagaaaatcccataggaaaatggtcaaaaaatggcgTATGTTCCCCCCCATCAGATCCGGTGCACACCTCCCCCCATCAGACCGgttgtaaagtcggcccctggtcaattttgttttcttccgtgtttagaaaatatataagctttgcaataatatatcatttgacttcaaacaatatccagaagcggagttatggcttgttaaactttgctccttcagtaaaagggtacattatttttgtgctacatttatatttctctttttccacatcgctggtattacatatcaaattgtcataattgacggtcacttcaaatcatccccaagtcaaggaGGTTCAGGattgtcctctcattgttgattattagttaacccaccacttaaacaggatttggccaaagcaaataaagactagagctatttataactctatacataagtataagcttattatcctcttcaacaattaggattaaagattggcgtttgactgacactaaaatgagaaacatgtaggacaaacattaggtaaatatgaatacaacttttatgcacattttgcactgtaactcgaaatacaatttgccgactttatgagcggtttgagatggatggtcacatatgatgaCACATGCTACgccaaaacagaaatgttttgtagactcctaaccggagcgatcttacctttctgatttttttttatctttaaccTCAAAGAGGTGAGGCAAATTGCCTTTATTTCTTTGTTATTATCTCTTTCCATATCATTATTatctcataattattacataatatcatATTTCACTTGATTTGACATTACTCATATTAATTCATATGTCATATCATACATCTTATTATTgtatcatacataggcctacatgtattattatcatacaatattttttgattgggatttcatgtCCAATACCTTTCTGATGTTGATTAGTCCTGGACCccggccaccccctacaagtttggacCGAGTAGGGTAGCCCAAGTCGGATAAAGGATGATGATCCGTTGTGATGTCACCAGTTGGGTGATTTCACAGAGGGATAGGGGAGTTGTTATttgttattcatttatgtggTACTAAATGACTATTGGGTTTTCCGCATCTtggggatcgatgcaagaagtatcaacatcggaaaggtaaaaTCGCTCCGGTTaggagtctacaaaacatttctgtttatGGCATTCTTGCTAGTATTGGCAAATCACTAATAACTTGATATTCATTACAATTGTATTTTGTTTCTCAATTACAGGTATCATGGCGACATCAGGGAAGCCATTCATTCCCATGGTTTCCTCTACTCCACCTCCAATTGATGATGGATTTGAGGATGAGGAAGAAGATGATTTTGGTTCCTTTGCTACAGCAGGATTTGGAAAAGATCTTATAGGATCACCACCGGGGAAAAAGCCTGCAGAAAAAAATGAcaagttaaaatttaattttgagccaattgAAAACAGCATTCCAGAAACGGAGCCGAATCCACCGCTTAAAGCAAGTGGTAATGGAGAGAATGAGGATGATGATTTTGGAAACTTTGCAAGCTTTGCTGAACAGTCACATCCACAGGTACAAAAAGAAGACAATAATGGTGACTTTGGAAAGACGACCAAGACTGATGTGAAATACCCACCTCAAGGAGGTGGCTTATTCTCAGAGTTTTCTTCAGCGAGAGACTCAGAGGAAGAAGTATCAACCAAACCCAATGGTACTTGGAATCATCATAATCATATAGAAAGCTCCTCAAATAACAATAGTGCAGGAGATACTATAGGTCATACAAACTACTTAAATAACTCTGGAGATCTTGATGAAGAACAAGAAAGTGACCATtcctttaaatttaaattatctaAGGAGGACACTCTAGATTTACGGCAATCTGACACTTACAATGTAGATAATATAGACGATGAAGCCATTAGTGGTGAAATAAACTGGGATGTGCAAGGAGCTGCCACACCTAGCTCTAGATCTAGATCACCAGATATCAGTACTTCAGGAACCCATACACCAGTAACAGGTGCACAGGACTTAGCATCAACAGACTCATCAGATCCTATTTCTGCCCTTGACAGCACTTCAAAAGAAGTGCTACCAGAGTTGCACTCTGCCAGGGAACAGGGTAAAATAGGAGATAACAAAGTTCATTTAGGTGAAATTGAATCCGGTGGACCTTTAGAGCGACCATCAGATTCACTAGTGTCAGAAAATGTGCCAAGTAATCATTTATCAAGTTCAGATGCTGAAAAGTCAACTGacggaaatctagaaacacttgaaAATAGGTCCAGGACAAAAACCGATTCTTTTGGAGAATTCAGTTCAGGACCTAATCCTATTTTAGGTAGTAATAGCATAGGAGAGATAAGTCAAGGAACATCTGAAATAAGTCATGAAAATAGTAGTAATAATTTGAAAAATACATCAAGTGTACATGTAGACAGTTCAAGAACATTGCATtccgatgatgatgacgatgaggaAAGTAGTCTAGGCAAACCAGAGCCACCAGCATTTCCTGAAAATGACCATGAAGAAGAGGAGGATGAATTTGGTGATTTTGGATCATTTTCTAAAACATCTAATAGAgttggtgataatgatgatgatgatgactttgGAGATTTTGGAACATTTAAAAGTACTTCCTCTGGGAGCAAAGAACagcaatcatcatcatcaacatcatctctTACGAACAGAGTGAAATCAGCAGATGAATTTGGTGGTTTTGAATCAAGTTCTAGTTTACCGTCGTCTTCCAAAAGTAGAACTGATGATTTTGGGGATTTTGGAGCATTTCACGATTCGAAAGCTAAAGATAGTGCTAGTAATGAGGAGGAGGATGAATTTGGAGATTTTGGAACATTTGCTTCAGGTAATAAGGAGCCACAAGATAGTGACAGTGGTTTTGCCAGTTTCCAGTCAACCTCTAGTTCAAAATGGGCAACATCACCCACTAAACCAACTCAGGTAAGACCATTTTTAATTTTGGTTCTTATTACAGATGTATACCTTCAATTTTCCTCGAACTGatcatattataaaaaaaaaactgatgGAGGTGAAATGAAGTGTAGTGTTGATCAGGAAACCAATGAACATTAAAAATTCtcaagtattttatttttttttagtcaAGGGGTTTTAGTTGCGGTCAGTCTGTCAGCAGACCCCAGACAGATGTTTTTGCCCAGCATAAAACCAGTGTCATTGGTTTGAGAAAAAAGTATGTTTCATGATGTTTGTTCCCCATACATAATCATGGTGTACATTTACTGAGATGATCCCATTGTAAAATTAAACCACATTACATTAGAATAAATGGATGATTTGTTTTAGGTCGTctgaaggaaaagaccttatggtgtaggggtgtgtatgtgcggagggggggggggaaatttgATTTCTGACATTTTGATAGAATTTTGTTGTACAGGTGCATTGAAAAGGGGGCATTTAGACAGTTGTTACTTGATGAATTCCTAAAGGGTCATTTTTAGAAGGATAATTCCTGATAATatcattaggtaagctttaaATTCACGCTGAAATGACATCTAACTTAAGGAATGATGACTTCGGGGTTtaaccagattttcgccaattaccaACATCATTAGcgaccatgtgtgcaccttggtaaggccaattacaattgatccttagtttcctgtttccctcgcgcgtccaaaatcaagaatggacaaatatttaattattttatttttatttaggtattttcatcttttaattgacttttaaTTACTTTcatttgctaatatctgttttttgatcatctcaactttgattatgaacaagaacattgtagggtcccctactagtattaatgtaaaaaatcaattataaaggtaaaataattaaatccgtagtcttagtcaaaatgaccaaatggactgttgataatagtcacgaccacattttcaaaataaattaagtaatagataattaataattaatagataattaataattaatagataattaataattaataattaaaagtcacctcatcctttattttcaaacttgaaacaggaaactaagaattaattgtgaagggcctaagcttactacacaagatagcatgaaaatatcagcatttttgaaacgtCTTGGTGAAAAAAGTGGTAGGGACATTACATGTGTCTGTATTGCTAAAAGGACACTCACTAATAATAAGGGTGCAAATCATTTTCTAAATAATTCAGATTATCCTAAAACACTATTTAAAATATGATGGTTTCTATTAAAGACAGTATGTGTTTGGGTATGATTTGCTAATATTGTATATGTGTAGTCTGTAAACAtgatttagagaataagcgataggaatttttattttgcctatcctctaccgtgtgatagagcgacaggcaggtccaatattttgagtagtggatgcggcgcagccggtatccactacgataaaaatattggacctgcctgtcgcctatcataggtaaggataggcaaaataaaattctatcgttattctcattcttagtcagttaaatattattttaataactgtaaaca from Amphiura filiformis chromosome 5, Afil_fr2py, whole genome shotgun sequence includes these protein-coding regions:
- the LOC140152139 gene encoding uncharacterized protein, which produces MATSGKPFIPMVSSTPPPIDDGFEDEEEDDFGSFATAGFGKDLIGSPPGKKPAEKNDKLKFNFEPIENSIPETEPNPPLKASGNGENEDDDFGNFASFAEQSHPQVQKEDNNGDFGKTTKTDVKYPPQGGGLFSEFSSARDSEEEVSTKPNGTWNHHNHIESSSNNNSAGDTIGHTNYLNNSGDLDEEQESDHSFKFKLSKEDTLDLRQSDTYNVDNIDDEAISGEINWDVQGAATPSSRSRSPDISTSGTHTPVTGAQDLASTDSSDPISALDSTSKEVLPELHSAREQGKIGDNKVHLGEIESGGPLERPSDSLVSENVPSNHLSSSDAEKSTDGNLETLENRSRTKTDSFGEFSSGPNPILGSNSIGEISQGTSEISHENSSNNLKNTSSVHVDSSRTLHSDDDDDEESSLGKPEPPAFPENDHEEEEDEFGDFGSFSKTSNRVGDNDDDDDFGDFGTFKSTSSGSKEQQSSSSTSSLTNRVKSADEFGGFESSSSLPSSSKSRTDDFGDFGAFHDSKAKDSASNEEEDEFGDFGTFASGNKEPQDSDSGFASFQSTSSSKWATSPTKPTQPTNSSWGSSTSRIDRVFQTCFPTLSELPNLVDNVEPLDIIMNNESTVKGPITEGNQKRTHKKPGATTTVCVSVWASLSDLENTRAVRYQWASSGNSKLLLASPGLIHALASKKAAGIPIFAANLGMLTPSKPGEKAEHQEDTDSTEDSPEHTSGSATVSNNITSPTDEPVAKVEFDWVSSGLTNPLDANSLNLDFFTKEGKSGSSSGPGTSSKSKSRSAPPIDPEILGLEINLPPLNKPRQNTSKPLDDILKNSTTSTMVTQRNKRDAGLSGEAKRILDGIPNMSFMHAKVLMFPVGPSPLSKLNGEEFSGRKESTL